One window of Candidatus Mycobacterium wuenschmannii genomic DNA carries:
- a CDS encoding class I SAM-dependent methyltransferase yields MSDNDTIRHDGDSWDLASSVGATATAVAARRAMASKGPDPLIDDPFAEPLVKAVGVEAFVKMVDGEIELGDDDPAFTSRRLAEGMAVRTRFFDAFFTDAATAGVRQAVILAAGLDTRAYRLHWPDDTTVFEVDQPQVIEFKSRTLADLGAAPTADRKAIAVDLRDDWVGALRDNGFNTERPTAWIAEGLLGYLPPDAQDRLFDTITTLSFSGSRLGTGYVPDIHDRITKRGNQISERWRKLGLNINWSELVYDGDRNDAVEYLAERGWQTSVHTTQELYAANGFDFPDANSLEGLGDIRYVSAELP; encoded by the coding sequence ATGTCCGACAACGACACAATCCGGCACGACGGGGACAGCTGGGACCTGGCGTCCAGTGTCGGCGCCACCGCGACCGCGGTGGCCGCGCGCCGGGCGATGGCGTCCAAAGGCCCCGACCCGCTGATCGACGACCCGTTCGCCGAGCCACTGGTCAAGGCGGTCGGCGTCGAAGCCTTCGTCAAGATGGTCGACGGCGAGATCGAACTCGGCGACGACGATCCGGCCTTCACCTCGCGCCGCCTGGCCGAGGGGATGGCCGTGCGCACCCGGTTCTTCGACGCCTTCTTCACCGACGCCGCCACGGCGGGCGTGCGGCAGGCCGTCATCCTGGCCGCGGGTCTCGACACCCGCGCCTACCGGCTGCACTGGCCGGACGACACCACGGTCTTCGAGGTCGACCAGCCACAGGTCATCGAATTCAAGAGCCGCACACTGGCCGACCTGGGTGCGGCCCCGACCGCCGACCGCAAGGCCATCGCGGTCGACCTGCGCGACGACTGGGTTGGAGCGTTGCGCGACAACGGATTCAACACCGAGCGGCCCACCGCTTGGATTGCCGAAGGACTACTCGGCTATCTGCCGCCGGACGCGCAGGACCGGTTGTTCGACACCATCACCACGCTCAGCTTCAGCGGCAGCCGGCTCGGCACCGGCTACGTCCCGGACATCCACGATCGAATCACCAAGCGGGGCAACCAGATCAGCGAACGCTGGCGCAAGCTCGGGTTGAACATCAACTGGTCGGAACTGGTCTACGACGGCGACCGGAACGACGCGGTCGAGTATCTCGCGGAGCGCGGCTGGCAGACGAGCGTGCACACCACGCAGGAGCTGTACGCCGCCAACGGTTTCGACTTCCCCGACGCCAACTCGCTGGAAGGCCTGGGCGACATCCGGTACGTCTCGGCTGAGCTACCGTAG